Proteins encoded by one window of Lycium barbarum isolate Lr01 chromosome 11, ASM1917538v2, whole genome shotgun sequence:
- the LOC132617327 gene encoding uncharacterized protein LOC132617327, with protein sequence MNGVPWQCLINEGMHVGNRSVVLVNEAFVRARQEVDDLKGQLDAQGRETEKFLHLLRVKEDDLNRAVTLSNLQTKLDATKAENSRLKGELAEMIEYNRLLEADKIGLSRDNARFSSRLGEFKTTISQLREELDSVKSDATRMAEKHRLLESESDRYQERMRVFEEKAENRARICDELKTELEGTIDANDLLKTELESATQMQKVLEEDRDVLVANLVQAKADLEEALKSVEAAEAHTTIAAEYEKWKSRRITLEQAEHGFVDLPALILEAKRVEEEGKRAPGAESVDSERTVFEHSESSHTG encoded by the exons atgaacggagtcccttggcagtgtctcattaacgagggtatgcacgtgggcaatcga agtgtggtgcttgttaacgaagccttcgtTCGTGCCCggcaagaggtggacgatctcaagggccaatTGGATGCCCAAGGTCGGGAAACGGAAAAATTTCtgcaccttctgcgggtgaaggaggatgatttgaaccgagcagttactctttccaacctccaaaccaagctcgatgcaacaaaggccGAAAACAGTcgattaaagggtgagctggccgagatgaTCGAATATAACCGGCTtctcgaagcggacaagatcggccttagccgagacaacgctcgtttttcctcaaggcttggtgagttcaaaaccaccatctctcaactccgggaggagctggattcGGTGAAGTCCGATGCTACGAGAATGGCCGAGAagcatcggctgctcgaatctgagagtgacCGGTACCAAGAGCggatgagggtgtttgaggagaaAGCAGAGAACAGGGCCCGGATATGTGATGAGCTAAAAACCGAGCTCGAGGGGACGATTGatgctaatgaccttctcaagACCGAGCTCGAATCGGCCACTCAAATGCAAAAGGTCCTCGAAGAAGATCGGGATGTTCTGGTGGCAAATCTAGTCCAGGccaaggccgatttggaagaagctctaaagagcgtggaggccgccgaggctcatactactattgctgcggagtatgaaaagtggaagtctcggaggatcacccttgagcaagccgagcatggctttgtgGATCTTCCAGCCCTGATACTtgaagctaaaagggtcgaggaagaGGGTAAGAGAGCCCCCGGGGCTGAATCCgtcgactccgagcggacagtgttcGAACACTCCgaatccagccataccggatag